CGTGTCTtgtaaaaaaatatcaagagAGCCGTCGTGACTGGTATTTTGGCGTCCTGCATAGCGGCTTGGATTACGATTGATGATTACCTTGTCCTTTATCAGGTCCGGTATTGGGGACCGTGGCGTTAGGACTCTCACCTTGACTGTATATCTTGGTTTCAGTTTGGTATTATATTCGCTTTACATGAGTTCCCATTCTGCTCTCCCGAGTATACTCGCTTGTACATAAGGTTGCCGGCCCTGGTACTTCAAGCTGCCTTGTCTCCACGCGCTGTCCGGGGAATGATATGCTTTTCCCCCTTACCTTGCAGTGTGTCCGCTTAGTCTACGGGCTCGGACAGCTTTCATACAGCTCGTGTGGGTCTAGCAGGCGATACTAAGTAACAAAATAGTGTCGCAGGGCGTGGGTTGGAACCGCCAGTATAGGGATCCTTGGATTCGTGGTTCCCATCACGGTTCTTCAATTTTACCATCCCTGGTTGGTCTCCCGTGCACGGACCCCACGAGGTATAGTTCGGAAGCCGCCTTAATCAACCTGGAGGTTCACTCAAGTCATCAGAATTGGCCTAATACGTGTCCACCAAGGGTGTTTTAACGCGCCAGCCATGGTTATGTCATCTAGACAGTGTGTACACAACCGCCATACATGTATTTGAATCATTATCTCTCAAGGAGGAGAGCAAATAATAGGCACGAATCGTTACATCGTAAGGATCATCACACATCCGCTCATATCCGAATAAGTCCGTCTATGTCGAGGCGGCGGAAATACGAGATATGCCCCATGGTCTCCCAATAGTGAGCTATACAATCAGGTGATATGAGAATGAGTTGCGAGGCGATGAATGAATCTAAGTTTCAAGTCAAAACATGCTACAACAGGGCATGCAATTCGGTTCAGCTTACCGTCTCTAAACCCGATACCCGCTACATGTCCTCGACTACGCACAATCCTCGCCCCTCGGAAGAGCGATTCATCTGCGACACGGACAAAACCCTTAGGCCCGATATCATCCGAAATGAATGAGAGCTCGCCTCGAGGGACATTGGGGTCTCCGGTTAGTTTGATAGCCTCGAGGCTACCTTTCTGGATAATGCCATCATGAAGGAACTCCGACTCGCCCTCCTCGGGCGTATCGTCAGGCCCTTCTTCACTGTCTCGTTGCAAGAAAAGCATGAATTCACATCCGTGAGCGGAGTAGTCTCCAATCCATATACCCTGGTAGGGCTTTTGCCTGGTAGGCGTATATAGGTGTGGATCAAGTGTCGCATAGGTCGATAAGGTCTCGCTTCGGCCGGCAGCAAACATCGGCATACCCAGACGGAAATGCGCCCATCTTCTAATGCGAAATGCATCTTCCGACATTATTTCCAGAAGTCCAGTATTACGCTCCCATTCTGAGCCATGCGGTTCGGTGCTCCGAGATACGCGATTTCGACTGGGTACAATGGGTGGCGGCCATTGCTTATATGGGTCGGGATCTGAAGGAGGCCCCTTGGGGCAAAATGACAAGGAATTAAAGACCTGCTGTGATTCCAACGGCAAGGGCATGCGGATTTCTCCGCGCAGATACTGCCGTTCACCATCATGGTTCCTCAAGAGTAATATAGGACTGTCTAGCCAAAGGCTAGGTTTCGGATGAAAGGTTTGGATGATAACGTCTGGATTCCATTCCCAAATCTGGAACTTGTGTGAGGGTGAACGCCGTTCTGCAATAACCCGATACGCTTCGATAACGCCTCGACGGTGATCGTAACGGGCCAGGATTAGATTGCCCGTGTGCTCAGTATCTGAAAACCAGATCTTTTTCTGGGGGATGAACCAGCAAGGATGGTACGCGATATAGAGGCTGCGAAAGGAGTCAAATGGTCCCGGGTCGTGAATTTTCTCCGGCAGGTAGGAGTTGACCACGTTGGCCCATAGCAGATCGTTAGCCGTGTGTTCGGCCAAACAACGACAGGTGGCCGACACACGAACGAGGTCTTGTGCCGAAAGATAAGATAGTACAGAATGTAAAAGTTCGGTCGGGAGCTGTAACAAGGGCGACTCTATGTTCTGGGTTGTCTTGGTGCTCATCCGCATGTCGGGAAAGACTTCATCGTCGTTGACCTCTTGCACTGTGGGTATGTTGCCCATCTTCTCCAGGGTCAGACTCGTACTAGAATTCGAATCCATGAGGGATGAACAGCCATGGGAAGGTCCGTcggatggagaaagaagaacgtTTGTAGCGAACAAAGTCAAGCACTAGGTCGAATTATGAAAGGCGAATCAACTATCAAGGGGGGCTGTTGACAGGAGGAATGGAGTAAGGGGAGTATGAAAGATAAGGGATCGGCATGGATCCGGAGTTCGGTTGCTTTGCTGGTTTGTTAAAGTTACTCTAAATTCTTGGGGGTGGGCGGACAGATGACATCACTGGGGAACCGCATGACATGAGGGGGAAATAAAATACGTACAGAGTAGGTACATTTAAAATACAAACTGTGTAAAGCTGTGAGGATTTATCTTATCTTCCCACCTACATCTACTACATGTTTGTGAGTGTGAACGTTTTATCCGCGGTTGTGTGACTTCTCATTACACCTTCTAGCCACATAGATTGATAtttgataaataaaaagcaCTAGTGTAAGTTTGAAAATGCTATACCTGCTGTAGggttaaataaatataattgGTTTGAAGCTGCTAGATGCTGACCTAATAGCCAATAATACTTAGCCTTGGCAACAACATGGAAATGATCTTTCAAACTTACATTAGCGTATACGCAAAAATGAATATCATTCTACGTGGCCAGAAGTGGTAGTTGGTTAGTCTTCCCGCGTGCGGGTATTCTGCTATCTTACCTTATCTTACTAACCCCCAGCAACGCGCTGCTATAGCCTGACGGCGTTGCTGGCGGATACTTCTTATTGTGCAGCTGAGCGAAGCGAAGCTAGCAACATgcggagtactccgtacaggacGTGTTTTCACCTTCTACATTCTGATTGGTTGAGGTTTTGGCCATCCATCTAGCTTTTCATTGGTTGAACATTCATCCGGGACATTACTGGCTGCTTTATCTTACTTAATCATTCTAGAAATGCGCTGCATTGCCTAGATTCCTAGGTCATCTAAATCGATTGTATGGCCTAGTTCTCTCGATCATTTGACCGTTACGCGCTGTGTTGCTTAGATTCCTAGATCATTTTAATACGCTGCAATGCCTAGGTTTCTAGATCTTTTGAATCGATTGCCCTGCCTATTTAGATAAGGTAGGCAATTGATTTAGGtaattttagtaatttaGGTACGGTAGTGTAATCGAAGGTCATGTGCTTCCTCCGCTGCGAGTTTAGTCtcatttaatttagtttagCTTCTTATCAAGGGTGGGAGGCCGCACCAGCGGCCTAGACTCCTAgtaggtatgtatgtatgtaaatCAACGATGAATTACGAGGAGATTCCCTGAGCTTTCCTCAAACATAGTACCAGTAGATACTATAGTGCTAATAGCTCAGGAGCTCAATGAACAACAAATGCAATCATATCAATTCTATAGAACATCTGACAGGAATGTCAACCTCCGGCAGAGTTTGGTCACCTGATGCCAGGGTTGTTTACGTCTTCCCAATCGGGAAATAAGAATGGATCCATCAACGCGTATGGAAGTGCGGAAGGCACGAATGAGTTCCTTCCTTACTTGGGGCTCGCAGTAGTTGAAAGCATCGATTGTTTGTTATTGATTCACATCTCCAGGGACACCGGCACCGACACCATCTTAATAAAAGCACTTGCGAACTAAGTATTTATATAACTGTTCCAATTCCCtgcatacatacacacaacaaaatactagattaaaCAAGGACCACCATGAACACCAGAAGTACgcggagaaagagaagtatCAGTTCATTCTCTAATTCAGAGCCCCGCACTTCCTCCTCATGCAGGAACCCTCGTGTGCCTGGGGGCACTACTGGGGTCTCATCTTGCGAAACACCCCGCCAACCAACAAAAAGAGTTCGTTTCTCAGATCCGGGTCCGCGGCTGGAAGGGAACTGCCCTGGATGCTCTACAGGCCTCACCCCGGCAATGATTCGCACATCGTTCGGAGAGCCCGATGATCCCACAGATGGCATCGACTGCACCCCAAGCCGCCGGTTGCGCCGGCGCTCAACCCCACTTCCGCGGTCACGTCGTTCGCTGGATTCTGTGCTGCCCAATGATGGATCTAAGTCAAAGACAGTGGTGCAGTTTACGCCTCTACGGCAAATTTTGGACTCCCGGACTCAACGGAGAATCCGGCGACTGGGCCTGAGTAATGAGATTAACAAATTTGAACGAGAGAAGCGGGAGTCCGCGCATTACCAAAAGTCCCTGCAAGCTCTGCTGCAAGAAAGAGACACATTGAAGCAAGAGCTGGAGTTGGCAAAACGGAACAGTGGAACTCCAGAACGCCATTCACCCAGTAAGGAGATTCTGGGGCTTTCCCCTCAGTCTAAGTCAGAGCATCTAGAGTCCCAGAACAGCCAGCTGAGGCAAGAGATCTCGTTCTCCTCCGTTGAAAACACCGAGGATCAATCAGATGGCGCTGATACCGAAGGCGACACAATCATCATGGGCAGTGGGTTTGAGGGGGACACGGTTCTTATGTCTAATTCTCCAATCATGCGTGGCTTACAGCTTCCTCGATCATCTCCAGATGATTTCTCTCATCTGAGCCTCCCAGACCCCAGTACAGATGCGTCAGTTCAAACGTCTCTGTCTGAACATGACCAAGGCGCTGAGCTCCTTGCTTTGTCGCTGGACTTGGAGGCTGCTagaaaggagaaacaggATTTATTCAACGCATGGCGCACGAGGCTTGCTTCCTTCCCGGGAGCTGCGGCTGAATCTTGCCTCCAGCGGTCCTCCCCCCCGCCAGACTTCTTCGATCAAATTTTGCCTACACTAACAGGGGCTCTCACCAGCGCTTCAGACGCTATCGGTGCATTGGACGCTGTCAAACAGGAGCTTTCTGGT
This Aspergillus flavus chromosome 1, complete sequence DNA region includes the following protein-coding sequences:
- a CDS encoding F-box domain protein, with the protein product MDSNSSTSLTLEKMGNIPTVQEVNDDEVFPDMRMSTKTTQNIESPLLQLPTELLHSVLSYLSAQDLVRVSATCRCLAEHTANDLLWANVVNSYLPEKIHDPGPFDSFRSLYIAYHPCWFIPQKKIWFSDTEHTGNLILARYDHRRGVIEAYRVIAERRSPSHKFQIWEWNPDVIIQTFHPKPSLWLDSPILLLRNHDGERQYLRGEIRMPLPLESQQVFNSLSFCPKGPPSDPDPYKQWPPPIVPSRNRVSRSTEPHGSEWERNTGLLEIMSEDAFRIRRWAHFRLGMPMFAAGRSETLSTYATLDPHLYTPTRQKPYQGIWIGDYSAHGCEFMLFLQRDSEEGPDDTPEEGESEFLHDGIIQKGSLEAIKLTGDPNVPRGELSFISDDIGPKGFVRVADESLFRGARIVRSRGHVAGIGFRDDSFIASQLILISPDCIAHYWETMGHISYFRRLDIDGLIRI